ATGTCGTCTACCGCTTCAAAAACAAAGAAAAAGGTTGGAGCCCGATGAGCGCCCCTCAGCTACCTACGCCAATCACACTGGCGCAGATCCATCAGGTTGTCGGCGGTACGATCCATGGAAACGACCAGACACAGATCTTCGGCCTCACGAGCGTGGGTCATGCCAACCCGCAAGCCCTCTCATTTGTGACGAACGAGAAAATGGCTAAGGCAGCATCCAATCTGGCAGTTGCGGCGCTGTTGGTTCATCGACATCAGCCGGATCTCCCAGTCCCGCAAATCGTCGTTGACAATCCAATGCTGGCCTTTGCACAGGTTGCACAAAACTTCTTTGTTCGTACCCCGGCTCCTCGAGGCATTGCCGAACAGGTCACCCAGGGTTCCGATGTACGGATAGGAACCGATCCTTCTATCTGGCCGTTCGTCACGCTCGGCGATCGGGTCACCCTCGGCGATCGGGTCACCCTCTACCCAGGAGTCTTCCTGGGATCCGATGTCACAATTGGAGACGACTGTACCCTCTATCCCAATGTCGTGGTGCGCGAAGGCTGTTCACTCGGTGCGCGAGTGATCATCCACAGCGGAACCGTCATCGGAGCGGACGGATTTGGG
The nucleotide sequence above comes from Nitrospira sp.. Encoded proteins:
- the lpxD gene encoding UDP-3-O-(3-hydroxymyristoyl)glucosamine N-acyltransferase, translating into MSAPQLPTPITLAQIHQVVGGTIHGNDQTQIFGLTSVGHANPQALSFVTNEKMAKAASNLAVAALLVHRHQPDLPVPQIVVDNPMLAFAQVAQNFFVRTPAPRGIAEQVTQGSDVRIGTDPSIWPFVTLGDRVTLGDRVTLYPGVFLGSDVTIGDDCTLYPNVVVREGCSLGARVIIHSGTVIGADGFGYVQHHGQHHKIPQLGGVTIEDDVELGANVTIDRATFGLTLVKRGTKVDNLVQIAHNVTVGEHCILVAQVGIAGSTTIGRHVMIGGQAGLSDHLTIGDQVLIAAKSGVNRSVESNQIVGGIPAMPREKALKVQGAIFQLPELKQLVRNLEERVATLEARVQKAPRRPAQPRGTRSKKR